One Ostrea edulis chromosome 6, xbOstEdul1.1, whole genome shotgun sequence genomic window, gttaGGATGTAATCATAATATAAATGTAGGTGTAACCCTTAAGACTGTCATATGTTTAAGTATATATGAAAATGGTTTCaagtcatataattatataatcttGTCATGTCTCTATATATACACTTTCAGAACAACAGGTATGGGTAGTGGGCTCATCAATAGTCAAAAGAGCATTTTTAGCAGCTAGAATCAGACCAGATGGAGTTAACTTGGGACTAATGGATAGATTAAATGTGTCTATTTGGTGGCAAGGAAAAGGGGGTATGGGCTGGTATGAAATGTACAACAAGATCAAAACATTGCTGAAAGTTGCTGACCCTCCTGATTACATTATTCTACATTGTGGTGGTAATAATATTGGGTACACACCAATCAAACAGcttatacaagatatgaaaggtaCAATTGACAAAATTTGGAAACTTTTACCCAATACAAAGCTTGTATGGTCACAAATATTGCCTAGAAAGAACTGGTATTCATCAGATAGCatagaaaaaatgaataattctgCAAAAAGAATCAACAGTTCAGTGGCGGCTTATATAGTAAGGAATGGGGGATGTTATATCAAGTATTTGGATATCAAACTTGTAAACACAAATCTTTTTGAGGCAGATGGGGTCCATATATCAAATATAGGCAATGAAATTTTTCTCAACAACATTAGTGCAGGGTTAGAACAATTTATAACGAATGGATGGCAAGTGTATCCAAAGTTATACTAGAATTTGGACGGGGTATTTTGTGGCAAGGTCTTGGCTCCAGGAACTAGCCGCTTCCCCCCCTTGGTGGCGGTGGCTTCAATGGTTAATATTGTAACCATTTCCGCCATGTGGAAGAATGCGCGTCTGGTTCCTGTGATTGGACATTGAatgatttgattggacaatattgtatgtattgaattatttggtgacaatttggtcacatatatatatgatacactttGATTGCCGCTCACCGGAATCATAGTCATatggttttttgtttaattgaaaattgacattttaatgaTTGATGTTTGGGGGTGATTGCAAATCGTCTCATTGCCGTCAACCGGAATGAGAAGATCTGCGAAATTTGTTgcttgattttatgatataacattAGGCAATGATGTGTTTTTGGCCTGTACCATTTGGGTGTCAATACACAGGTGTAATTTACatggtaaaattttaatgtaaaactttaaaattttactcattGCCTAGTTGCCAAGACCAACAACAGCCAcaatggggaggggggtgttgttataaaatacaataagtgcaaaaaaataaacttgtatataggTAAACATAATGTTATGTCTTTATTTCCATCCCAGGACAAGGTCAGCttacaagtacaatgtacactacaaactgctatcattttgaagttttgcaAGGCTGGTCTATAATAATAAGATTTATAGAATTAACtataaatccatttattttagccagacttaaatatattttatttctgaggATTTTTTCGGAAACACTATTCCGGAATCCTACCGGAAATAAGTTGGCAAATAGAATAGCATTTCCTTTTATGACGAGGCAATTTCGGGAGAACGGTGAGATAACAGTCGAGACAACATTTTAATTTCCCTTCCCACCCATCCCAAAAAGTTGTAAGAATATGTACTGcggaaaatgttttcaatttttcaggTGAGCTCGATTCTTGGATATAGTTCTGGTTATAGGAAAAGAAACAAATACAATGGAGTGTGTTTGAAAAGACTGTCTTGGCAACTTGGGGCCAGATAAAGTACATTTTTGATTACGGAACACAAGAAGAATGCGCGTCTGGTTCCTGTGATTGGACATTGAatgatttgattggacaatattgtatgtattgaattatttggtgacaatttggtcacatatatatatgatacactttGATTGCCGCTCACCGGAATCATAGTCATatggttttttgtttaattgaaaattgacattttaatgaTTGATGTTTGGGGGTGATTGCAAATCGTCTCATTGCCGTCAACCGGAATGAGAAGATCTGCGAAATTTGTTgcttgattttatgatataacattAGGCAATGATGTGTTTTTGGCCTGTACCATTTGGGTGTCAATACACAGGTGTAATTTACatggtaaaattttaatgtaaaactttaaaattttactcattGCCTAGTTGCCAAGACCAACAACAGCCAcaatggggaggggggtgttgttataaaatacaataagtgcaaaaaaataaacttgtatataggTAAACATAATGTTATGTCTTTATTTCCATCCCAGGACAAGGTCAGCttacaagtacaatgtacactacaaactgctatcattttgaagttttgcaAGGCTGGTCTATAATAAATCGTTAAACAAAATCCTCAGATTTGTTCACGTAATAAAAAAGGTAACCGGTcatcaggggatgcttgctccccctaggcagctgatcccacctctggtatgtccagggactGGGGTCCGAGTTTGACATTCCCGTAATTTTGCATCTTTTATAggattgattattgttcgttatcttcacttgttcatatcGGTCTGAAACACGAGAAATtcgttggaaaaaaaattatggagAAGGAAAAATCCGTCAATATTTCCACATTCACAGTATCAAAAATAGTTTTTAATCGTATCTAATGTGATTGCCATTCAATTCTAAACATCAATTTGTTAAAAACAGATAGGAAACTGGAAGGTGCTTGATTCCATTTACATTATCACATAATCCGCTGTCATTATGGCAGCTCCCTGATATTTGTCTTTAGAAACGTCGAGGAAGATTATAAAGggagtattacatgtatcaaacataTCGCAATTCTTACTGCATTTCTATGTGTGCCGTCCTCGTTAATTCCATCACCGTACAATCTACTTATTATTGACCCTGCTTACATAACAATTACACTGGCCACTTATCTACAGTTATTCATATTTACCAGTATTTTGTCATTATTAAACCTATCCCgtttcaatgtattttatttcactataaaaaaaactttgacacACAAGGGACGTCAaacctatatttatgaaagaaacAAGtcaaaaatatagataaaaagaACAAACGTCCAGTTCCTATGCAGTATaaaggaaataaaaacaatgggGAGTATCGCTCGATTATGTAAATTACTCGTTTATTCCATTGTTTTTATAACCTCGTAAAACAAAGTAGACATAGATATTGCTGGGCTTAACATAGATAGTTTCATGACTGCAGAATGCATACATTACAAAACTCGAAGACTGTGCGCCGTGGTTGCCTGGTGGTAGGGCGCTGGCCAGGGTCTGATTCTCAATCCTGGCGCCTTAAAGTTTAAAGGTGGTGtttgttccttcgccaagcggAGAAAGTCATGATTAATTCGGATATGGTCATAAAAATAGAGGTCACATGTCACAATAGGCGTTCAAGCAATAAAGGACTCTTCTTACAAAGACTTTGAGtggcatacatatacatgtacatacggtaggtcaaaatttgtggtacttcactcaCAGCTGGCTACTTTTTCTATGACTGGAAAATTCCCGAATGGGGGGTACGGTACACCACCAACAAAAACAAACTTCATATGGTTTTCTCAAGAAGTACAAGTCAAAGAACAAGAGCCACACATATCCAAATATGGCCCtgtaattttgagtaaaatagaatatcttcattccaaaattccatcatggtatgaaatagcTTAGACCTTATTTATATCTCCGCGAAAATTCATGCATATATAAATTATAACATGCAGAACCCATAACAGTTGTGtgattgaccaattttcaaaaatcttctcaagatccacacacatgtaagaaaaagtaattgcatagtgatgtagagcaggaaggcctctaccaaaattgtaaatttcatgatccccggggtaggggttctgaccacAGGGCgaggccaaacttactatatacagtagtatttatgtgtaaaacacttttaaaatagcatcttctttagtgcaaTTGATACTAACTTGAAACTACatggaaaattgtaaatttgatgatcccagaggtaggggttttggtattagggtgaggccaaaatggtcagttattaaatgtgtgaacaatagaaattttaatttcttcttgataactatcattccaattcctttcacatttgttatgaagcatctttgaaacATAAATTGTTTTCGGGGTttctggggccttaggggcaggacaaaaactgccaaaaattgaccaattttcaaaaatatttttctctagaaccgcacatgtttaatagaaactaaatgcatagtgatgtagagcaggaaggcctctactaaaagtgtaaatttcatgatccttgaggtaggggttctgaccccaagatggggccaaacttagtgtatgatatttatgtgtaagtttgctgatactgtataaaatctaaatgcatacttaggaatagcagaaaaggatgtacaaaaaatggtgaatttcacaacctagggttttgactctacgatgggtccaaattagtcatatcttttaatgctAATTCACCTATTATATTACGTAatgcctttcatcagtgtatgcgcttttgagggcattgaagttttaagaacacatcttgttttatattgttggtgaacattagaatttaccttagatattcaaaacaggaaatttttcatagatttcatagcccttaggagtagtgatactttttcactagtattcggGTGAccgggtgaccgataaggccaaagtttcttttcaataaaatatgctaTGGAAAATTAGTTATTTATTAGATAGGAAATCATTAGAGAAGTTTTACTTTTCCTTTATCAGACCTTTCCTTGATTATGCCGACATAATTTGGGATAACATTTCCACATAACTCAGTTAAAAATTGATCATCTAAATCAGAAAGCAGCTAGAATCATAACCGGGTGTACAAAACTTACCAATACTTAACCTTTACAACGAATATGGCTGGGAACCTCTTGAAAAGAGAAGGgggaaaacaaaaaattattcaatttcataaaaTGGTCCATGGCATAGTTCCTGAGTATTAATGCAACCTTGTTCCTCCTAAAATATATGAATCCCACTCACATTACACAAGACAAGCTGATAATATTTTACAAACCAACTGTGAAACCACGTActacaaaaattcatttctgctctcaAGCATCTCTGTGTGGAACAGTTTTCCGTGACTAATAAAATCAGGTATCGCATCGCATGGTATATTGGACGTTTTTGGTGCGAGTCCCATTCACATTTTCGTtaacagtataaacaaactAAACAGTACTAGTGTTCGGGTTGGAGGTTTATTTCAAACTAGGTACATTTTAATAAACGGAGATTTGacaagaaacatttataaagacTAGAattgtgtttcaattaagaaaacaaTTTAGATGGAAAATATAATATGAAAACAATATAGTGTCCTTGAGGAATTCGAACCcggttgtttaaaaaaaaatcttttcagaTAAAAAGTCGACGACCATACCCAATATACCACGCAGTAGGtaataaattattattgataattaaGGTATAGCCTAGGTgcagttgaaaataatatcactGAAATTGCTtcgatttgtttttaaattaacaaaaatgccctcgtgaaacaaaatttcagagtGACCGTATTTTTAGtgggaaaactcgaagaacatgttcatgctatattgattttgtttcacggaggcagtttctCTTGTTTGGGGATacccctgtacatgtattttaactctaaaaattatataaatcgcttatttcttaatttaaactcaaattattttggtTAGTTCTTGttaatacacgtcttttaaacttttttttaattgaatcaagacataagttccaattggttttattatacatttgattaaaggacacatgacacaaaatattatttgtctGTAATCATTGTCTTTATAATCCTTAAGTCAGATTCTCACACTGAATCTGTTAAACAAGCATCTGATAACAAGGCACAGCTGGAAATAGTAATTTGTAAACACCAGCCAAAGCAGTTCTCCGAGCAGTGCCGACAGTTAATGAGATAAGAGTCACGTGTGTGTTATATATGTCAGAGGTGAGCTTCTTGCAAATTCTCACCGTAACGTAACGTATTCAATACAATGGCTGAAGACTTATCAGAAGAATTTTCCCTTGCTCCAGAAGAAATTAGACCCTATAATTTTGACTTTCTGCATTATTTGTATTGTCTTCTAGACCAGGGTGACCACACTTAACACAGTATTGAATTTCACTGCACTGAACTTCAGCATCAACTGTCTTGAAACCTATTTTTGACTTTCCTGTTTGTATtcttcttgtttttgttttgacttTAATGTCAGGAATAAACACCTGGATGGCTTTATCAACTGTTGATGGCTCAAATTCTGCAGAA contains:
- the LOC125677201 gene encoding uncharacterized protein LOC125677201 isoform X2 produces the protein MPKEKSTRAKKKKGGDVMRKGRTNKNVEGPVEFQEQTTMETSTNNGFEGEMDVSPRDEPSGFRMENSRETIREQQVWVVGSSIVKRAFLAARIRPDGVNLGLMDRLNVSIWWQGKGGMGWYEMYNKIKTLLKVADPPDYIILHCGGNNIGYTPIKQLIQDMKGTIDKIWKLLPNTKLVWSQILPRKNWYSSDSIEKMNNSAKRINSSVAAYIVRNGGCYIKYLDIKLVNTNLFEADGVHISNIGNEIFLNNISAGLEQFITNGWQVYPKLY